The following proteins are encoded in a genomic region of Garra rufa chromosome 22, GarRuf1.0, whole genome shotgun sequence:
- the LOC141297902 gene encoding protein CNPPD1-like, with protein sequence MDFGDLFDERTFTFSDFQEFTFLPGHEQWSERVRKRLYYGIDSDSPLDALSCPMTDIAVELLQKSAPSPIRKLHKKYAAHVAREACISPCAMMLALIYIERLRHRNPEYLQQISSSDLFLISMMVASKYLYDEGEEEEVFNDEWGTAAKMDVQTVNTLEMNFLNAIDWNLFTEPSDFFKVLSQVESSIAERQGMKRGWFTYTDLCVLFEQTNWREALSAIYQHFTKVTCMLGLLYLTSVAGLIASSAVIHQLGHLPIPINRTYLDPMKHTTIQTPALLPERLLDTPRPTSNLHCCVLTNDSLKPRPTVVPDEQGSTSSSSYQNIALCVWGSIISTLSYSNPSDIQPQDCLVSEVICHSHTGGFSQCAMAQNGSAPLSSPWYARLSALWLGLAPFSEDVMFSDHHLGSMPPFQRRTCCPETTLPFGKPPSLLMPS encoded by the exons ATGGATTTTGGCGACTTGTTTGACGAGCGGACGTTTACCTTTTCTGACTTTCAGGAGTTCACG TTTCTGCCTGGACATGAACAGTGGTCAGAGAGAGTGAGGAAACGACTGTATTATGGGATTGATTCTGACAGCCCATTGGATGCTCTATCATGTCCCATGACAG ATATTGCTGTGGAACTGCTCCAGAAATCTGCCCCAAGTCCCATAAGGAAACTCCACAAGAAATACGCTGCACATGTGGCCAG GGAAGCATGTATATCTCCCTGCGCTATGATGTTGGCCTTGATATACATTGAAAGACTGCGACACAGAAATCCCGAATACCTGCAACAGATCTCATCCTCGGACCTCTTTTTGATATCCATG ATGGTTGCCAGTAAGTATTTGTACGATGAAGGAGAAGAGGAGGAGGTTTTCAACGATGAATGGGGCACTGCAGCCAAGATGGATGTTCAGACTGTCAACACTTTGGAGATGAACTTCCTCAATGCGATC gaCTGGAACCTCTTTACCGAGCCCAGTGACTTCTTTAAAGTCCTCAGTCAGGTGGAAAGCAG CATTGCGGAGCGACAAGGAATGAAGCGAGGCTGGTTCACCTACACGGATCTCTGCGTCCTGTTTGAGCAAACAAATTGGAGGGAAGCCCTGTCAGCTATCTACCAGCACTTTACCAAG GTTACCTGCATGTTGGGTCTCCTGTACTTGACTAGCGTAGCCGGTCTCATTGCCTCTTCCGCCGTCATCCACCAGCTCGGCCATCTTCCAATACCAATCAACCGCACTTACTTGGACCCGATGAAGCACACAACCATCCAGACACCAGCGCTTCTCCCCGAGCGCTTGCTGGACACGCCGCGCCCGACCTCAAACCTCCATTGCTGCGTCCTGACCAATGACAGCTTGAAGCCGCGGCCCACCGTTGTGCCAGATGAGCAGGGTTCTACCTCTTCTTCTTCTTATCAGAATATAGCACTTTGTGTTTGGGGCTCCATCATCTCTACTCTTTCCTACTCAAACCCCTCAGACATCCAGCCACAGGACTGTTTGGTGTCTGAAGTGATCTGTCACAGTCACACAGGTGGTTTCTCTCAATGTGCAATGGCTCAAAATGGCTCGGCGCCTCTTTCCTCTCCATGGTATGCTCGTCTCTCAGCACTTTGGCTTGGGTTAGCTCCGTTTAGCGAAGACGTGATGTTTTCAGACCACCATCTTGGCTCCATGCCACCGTTTCAAAGACGCACATGTTGCCCAGAGACGACTCTGCCATTTGGGAAACCGCCATCTCTTCTCATGCCCAGCTAG